The following is a genomic window from Acomys russatus chromosome 23, mAcoRus1.1, whole genome shotgun sequence.
GCCGCCCTAGACGAGTTTTGGAGCTGATCTGAGCTAAGAGGTTCAGACTACTAGGAAAGATCCCGGAGCTCCAGTGTTGTGTATGTAAGTCTGAgcgtgagggggaaaaaaaaaaaaaaaagaaccggaCAGCAAAATCTCCAactctgcctcctttccttttGGGAGGTAGGTTTGGGAGTGTTAGGGGGTTGTGCCGGAAAGCTGGGGCCCAGTTCTTCCTTCACTTCTGTCTTTAAAGCTAAGGAAGGTGTTGCCCGAAGAGTGATTCCTTGCATAGATTTCAGGGGAGCAGAGTACAAAGGCCTGTTGGGTCACCTGAGAAACCGAGAGGATAAGCAGGGCTAGTGTCTGGCCCGAGGGAAGGTCCCAGACCCCGTCTCCAGGCCCTGCGAGAGGTTTCGTTGTCTCACTCAGGGTCAGTGGGGCAGTTCTCTGGGGGCGCCTTTCACAGGGAGTGTTAGCTATGCCTTTTTGGCCTTGGGCTTAATGTCCTGGCTTGGCCCCGAGTCCCCAATTCTTCTGGCTTAAGCAGCACCTAAATGCGAAGTCTTCAGAGCTGGGGCGTCTCTAACCCTGCCCCGAAGTTCCGGTCACTGGTGCCAACCACTTTGCTGTGTGGGGACAGCAGTGGCATATGCATGCGGAAGTGACAGGCGTAGGTTGGAGTCATCACCCTCCAGCAACACTGCCCACCCTGGGCTGGGCTGTCTCACCTCCTATACAACTGGACTAGTTGAATTAATAGGAGAAATCCTGTGAGCTATCTGAGTTTACCTCTCAGGTTGCACTTTTGAAGGAGATAGGCCACAGGATGAACgccttctttcttgtcttttgggGGTTACCAGGGAGGACCCCTTATGGTTGGGGGTGGTCAAGTGTGGTTGTGCATACCCAACTCCTATAAATTCTCTGTGACTCATGTCCTCTTCCCTCACGtcccagttttgtgtgtgtgtgtgtgtgtgtgtgtgtgtgtgtgtgtgtgtgtaaccaccCAGGAGCATGATGCTGAAAAGAATCATCCCGGGCTGGAGTATTCCACTTTCTAAAAGGCAGGCACAGGATGAGGTTTGAGGTGGTGGTCTGTTGGGAGTAAAGCAGTTCAGCGGAGCCAGACAGGATACGGGACTGGAAGGAAAAGCCAAGTGTGAGTGAGATCAGGTTACTGTCCCCTTCTTAACTGCTCCCTGCCTAGTCAAAGCTTACACTGATCTTCCTTAGTCCTTTCTTTTGGGGCTCCTCCCAGCCCAGGCtctagccccctccccctctgcaaCTGTATCCCTACTCCAAAGGTGGCTGGCTCCTCTCCCACCCAGGCTGTGTAGGCCTGGGGAACCTCAGTAGCCTGGTCAGCTTTCCCTTGTGCTAGGAAGAGGAGCCGTGAACTGATTGTTCATGTGTGCCGGGGTGTGGGACACAAGCAAGCCCTGAGAGGCTGGCTGGCTACTTGCCTTGAGTCACCGGGAGGTGTCTCCTGGGCCTAAGGGTCAGCTGGTCACAAGGAAGAAGGGGCTGTTCCAGAGAGTGGGTGGAGGTGATTCCCAAGTGGATTTGCTCCATCCATCCCAGCAGGGCTGTGATAGATGTGTAGCTCCCCACAGTGTGGTCATTGTCTCCTGTCAGGGGCTGAGTGACCCAATGTTGCTGCCAGGAGTCGGGGGGGGGGCGCGGCTGCACAGGCTGCCCGTGAGCTGCCAGGACTGAGCCTCCTTTGTGTGACTTGAGACTTTGGGGAAGGGATGGGGTGAGCCAGGGAGGCCAGCCGGCTGCTTCCACTGTCCTCTCTGGCTTAGTCTCTCTGCCTCCATTCTCACCTGTGGCTGGGGTGCCATGTAGGCAAAGACAGAGTGGATCACACAGCCCTGCTTTGAGAGCCATCCCAGAACCCGAGTTCAGTCCCAGTAACCCATGCAAAGGTAGACAGACTACAAAGGTGTCCTTTGACCCTCCACTTgcatctcctcccctcccaccccagtaAAGAGggttttgttactttgttttcaaATGGGAAGGCCACCATCCACCTAACAGGCAGCTGGAGAGCTGAAGATTTTTCTCAAAATGCCTAGCAAAGTATGTGTGTCCAGGGAGAGACAGACAtctggggggatgggggggggcctCTACAAGTGTTCCTAACCCCTGTAGCTGGCTTCTTTATGACCAGGCAGGCAGGATCCCGGATTGAGGGAGAGTCTATTGTAGTTTGCATTGATGTGATAAATAATACTGTCAAAATTCTGGGTAACAAATGAAACTGATAATAAGCAAGGCAAATAAAGCTAGGTCTTTTGGGAGCACGCCTGAGTATTTCTCAGATGTTCTGGGTCCTGCACTTGAATGGGCAAGATTTAAGCCACTAGTCCTGGCTCCCAAGTGTCATCTGCTCCTCCCGAGCACCCATCCAGGAAGACCTGTCCTGAGCAGCATTTCAAATTCTTTTTGCCTGCGGGATTGGTTCTTGGCAAGAACGTGTCATGGCAAGCCGCTTTCCCTTCCTTTGCtagttgcttgtgtgtgtgtgtgtgtgtgtgtgtgtgtgtgtgtgtgtgtgtgtgtctgtatggggGGGGTTCTAGATAAGTGGGTTTGGACTTACTGTATTCCCCCCTCAAATCCCCACTGCCTCTTGCCTGCCAGTCTCCTCAGCCATGGCCGCCATCCGCAAGAAGCTGGTGATCGTGGGTGATGGTGCCTGTGGAAAGACCTGCCTCCTCATCGTCTTCAGCAAGGATCAGTTCCCAGAGGTCTACGTCCCTACCGTCTTTGAGAACTACATCGCAGACATCGAGGTGGATGGCAAGCAGGTGAAGgccaagaattttttttcctttcctgtctggGAACCCCGTCCCCAAGTCAGGCGGGGCCCTAACGTCCTTTCTTACCACACACATACGTCTTGGCTTCATATCCCTGTAGGAAGTGAAACTGTAGCCCTAGGAAACCTGGATGTGCTATCTGGTTCCACCACATACTAGCTGTGGAATCTGAGCCAAGTCCTTTGCCTCTGGGCTTAACCTCTCCCCACTGCAACAATGCGAAGGAGGGCGAGACCTCCCCAAAAGCGTTGCTGTAAGAATTAAACGCTGCTTACAATGGCAGCTCCTACTACACAGACccatcttagatttttttttttaaaaaagtgtatcaTTGGTTTGGCCACTGGTCAATATGCAAACCCGGTACACAGCAAGTGCTAACAAGATGTTCAGTTAGTTTTTAAGACCAGTGATTTCAGAGGGCCTCGTGGTAGGGTTGGGGGCCCTTGGGCTGGCTACTTAGTTGTCCCTGTGTGTCAGGTGGAGCTGGCCCTGTGGGACACAGCGGGGCAGGAAGACTATGATCGCCTGAGGCCTCTCTCCTACCCGGACACTGACGTCATTCTTATGTGTTTCTCCATTGACAGTCCTGACAGCCTGGGTAAGGCTTTGGAGGGCATTTGGTACCCGCCATCTTGAAGGGTTCTGGGGGAGTGTTGGGAGCATGTAGGCTCTTTGCTATGGAGACAGTGGCCCTTGGGGTCACGGGTATCCACTGCAGGGGGCCTCTGGGCTGTGCAAGGTACTGACGGTTCAGTAGTCCCCTGGGTTGCTCTCTGAAAGACTGGGCTTCTGTGGCTAAATGGGCACATGGACACCGTTTTGGATCTCTCTGCAGAAAACATTCCAGAAAAGTGGACCCCCGAGGTGAAGCACTTTTGTCCCAATGTGCCCATCATCCTCGTGGGGAATAAAAAGGACCTGAGGCAGGATGAGCACACCAGGAGAGAGCTGGCCAAGATGAAGCAGGTGGGTGGGGCCGTTCTGGCGGTGAGGAAACTTCCAGGAACTTTCCAGCTGGGCTATAAACAGCTAATAGACAGCGTGAGATGGGACTGTGATAGTCCCCCTCCTGCTGTCCCGTGTCCCAATGTTGGGAGGAACTAGAAGGGTCCTCAAGTGTCAGAGACGCGTCAGAGAAGCAACGTGCCCAAGGCCATCTGACACTATCTCTTTTAAACTTATTCCAGTTTATCCCCCAGGATGCAGCTGTATAGGATGAGGGTGTGGAAGCTGTGGTATTATAGTGCCCTCTGGGGAGGGAGGGCGTTATAAATGACTGGAAAAAAGGCCCAGAGGGATGTGTACTTCAGTGATGCTAACCAGAGGACTATTTTATTTAGAGGGAGGTAGGAGGGCTCTATCTTGGGAGGCTGATTATGGTTTTTATTGGGGACAGATGTCCAGTTTGTATGTTAGTGAGAAAAAAAGTATTCTGGCAGCTCTGTGGGATGGACCAAAGCAGGGATCTGTGCATATCAGGTATTCACGtcacagttcataacagtaacaaaatgttatggagtagcaacgaaaataattctataatggggggaggggcggagggtcaccacaacatgagtaactgtattaaagggtcgcggcgtcaggaaggttgagaaccactggaccgAGGAAAGTGAGGAGGAAGAATGGGCGGCGGCGGAATATGgcggggtgggaggagggaacagaCAGAACTCTGAAATGGCAACTTGGGTGTAATGGCCCCAGCTTGGAAACTGCCTGTGGTAGCTGAACCTCGGTGTTCTGCAGGGCCAGTCGGGAGGGTGCTCATTTGGCCCGTTATCTTGTCTTATCAGGAGCCTGTTCGATCTGAGGAAGGCCGGGACATGGCCAACAGGATCAGTGCCTTCGGCTACCTTGAGTGCTCAGCCAAGACAAAGGAAGGGGTGCGGGAGGTATTTGAGATGGCCACCCGGGCAGGCCTACAGGTCCGCAAGAATAAGCGCCGGAGGGGCTGTCCCATTCTTTAAATTTCCCCAAACCCTCCCCAATTTTCCACCCTTCCTTTCATAGGGGTACAAATTACCcgcccctccacctccctcccccccgcccccattccaCCCTTGTAGGACTCTATGCTGccagtttcttttttggttcCTTCCTGCCCAGGACTGCATGAGTTTTCCCAGCCCCGAGTGGGGGCTGGTAGGCCCTTCCCTGCCTCTGGGAACCAAGCTGGTGCCCTGCCCTTCCTGAGCAGGGTCCCGCCTCCTGCTGCGTTGGTCTAGGGGGTGGGGCTCTTAGTCCCGCTGGCCTTCCCCTCGTCACACACCAGCAC
Proteins encoded in this region:
- the Rhoc gene encoding rho-related GTP-binding protein RhoC — translated: MAAIRKKLVIVGDGACGKTCLLIVFSKDQFPEVYVPTVFENYIADIEVDGKQVELALWDTAGQEDYDRLRPLSYPDTDVILMCFSIDSPDSLENIPEKWTPEVKHFCPNVPIILVGNKKDLRQDEHTRRELAKMKQEPVRSEEGRDMANRISAFGYLECSAKTKEGVREVFEMATRAGLQVRKNKRRRGCPIL